From Oscillospiraceae bacterium CM, a single genomic window includes:
- the fliR gene encoding flagellar biosynthetic protein FliR has protein sequence MAQLSFVWNHLDYVMLMFVRISGLLISSPIFGRRNIPNIAKIGFCAVLTAVFMAGLPAPDTYAVYDNLVVYALVLVRELAFGVAMGFVLTTMFNLTMTAGAIMDYQIGFSMASIYDAQNNAQTPITGSLFNIMMILLFFLYDGHLKLIDLIWRTFTAIPVGAAMAPAEILWVAAEVMTKSFVLSVMVAMPVLAAGIMMEFALGAIIKTVPQMNMFVVGIPIKIVVGLVVLLMTFSLFAVVTKDIFSTIFSQIGLMFNHLAGKA, from the coding sequence ATGGCGCAGCTGTCATTTGTTTGGAACCATCTTGATTATGTGATGCTGATGTTTGTCCGCATCAGCGGGCTTTTGATTTCAAGCCCGATCTTCGGGCGCCGAAATATCCCGAACATTGCAAAAATTGGCTTCTGTGCTGTTTTAACCGCTGTTTTCATGGCCGGTCTCCCGGCACCGGACACATATGCTGTTTATGACAATTTGGTCGTCTATGCGCTTGTCTTGGTACGCGAGCTCGCCTTTGGCGTTGCAATGGGCTTTGTATTAACGACAATGTTTAATTTAACGATGACGGCCGGCGCCATCATGGACTATCAGATCGGCTTTTCCATGGCAAGTATCTACGACGCCCAGAACAACGCGCAGACGCCTATTACTGGCAGCCTTTTCAATATCATGATGATTCTGCTCTTTTTCCTGTACGACGGGCACCTGAAGCTCATTGACCTTATTTGGCGCACGTTTACGGCAATTCCCGTCGGCGCGGCCATGGCACCGGCCGAGATTTTATGGGTAGCGGCCGAGGTGATGACAAAGTCTTTTGTCCTGTCGGTCATGGTGGCGATGCCGGTTCTGGCGGCAGGGATCATGATGGAATTTGCGCTTGGGGCCATCATCAAAACCGTCCCGCAGATGAACATGTTCGTCGTGGGCATCCCGATTAAAATTGTCGTTGGTCTCGTTGTTTTACTGATGACATTTTCTCTTTTCGCCGTCGTGACGAAAGATATTTTTTCCACGATATTCAGCCAGATCGGCTTGATGTTTAATCACCTGGCGGGCAAGGCGTAG
- the flhA gene encoding flagellar biosynthesis protein FlhA: MKRSDIATSVLVLGIIMIIILPLPTWLFDALLIMNIMISLFIMLTTLLIKEALEFSVLPTLLLITTLFRLSLNLSSVKLILGNGGDAGEVIATFGSFVIRGNLVVGIVAFVVIVAIQFIVITKGAERVSEVAARFTLDAMPGKQMAIDADLNTGAIDEATARKRRSDIQREADFYGAMDGASKFIKGDAIISIIIIIVNIVGGLVVGLTMEHMEISKAVSVYTLATVGDGLVSQIPALLISTSTGIVVTRSASDASFGVDLTKQLLSNPNAMLICGGILLAMCLIPGFPKVQILVIAAVLIGAGLYLRRSIRKKAEQPPEPDAVKERAEEKRKPENVLNLLQVEQLELEFGYGIVPMVDVSLGGDLLDRIIMIRRQCAIDLGIVLPSVRMRDNVRLVTNEYKILIKGIEVARGEIMPDHYLAINSDGVEETITGIETIEPTFGLPALWITKKQREKAELLGYTTIDPPSVITTHLMEVIKAHSSELMSRQQVQMLIENLSQQQPALVEEVVPKMFSYGDIQKVFVRLLRENIPIKNLATIIETLAEYGSMTKNPDELTEYVRQNLARVITNRFLTGEDVGVIALDAQVEQLIAEKTKRTESGMVTVLEPSQLQSIFKNTRETIDDLTVQGKKAVALTAPAIRPRFKKLIEQIAPNLTVLSYAEVEQSMELHIESIIRLT, encoded by the coding sequence ATGAAGAGATCGGATATCGCAACAAGCGTCCTTGTCCTCGGCATCATCATGATCATCATTCTGCCGCTGCCGACGTGGTTGTTTGACGCGTTGCTCATCATGAACATCATGATATCTCTTTTCATCATGCTCACGACGCTGCTCATAAAAGAAGCACTCGAATTTTCCGTCCTGCCGACGCTGCTGCTCATCACAACGCTTTTCCGCCTCTCGCTTAACCTCTCCTCCGTCAAGCTGATTCTCGGCAATGGGGGTGACGCCGGAGAAGTCATCGCCACATTTGGCTCCTTTGTTATCCGTGGCAATCTCGTCGTCGGTATCGTCGCGTTCGTCGTCATCGTCGCCATTCAGTTCATCGTCATTACGAAAGGTGCCGAGCGCGTTTCCGAAGTGGCCGCCCGCTTCACGCTTGACGCGATGCCCGGCAAGCAGATGGCGATTGACGCCGACCTCAACACTGGCGCCATTGATGAGGCCACCGCCAGAAAACGGCGGTCGGATATTCAGCGCGAGGCCGATTTTTACGGGGCCATGGACGGCGCGAGCAAGTTTATCAAGGGTGACGCGATTATTTCGATCATCATCATTATTGTCAACATCGTCGGCGGTCTCGTCGTCGGCCTGACGATGGAGCATATGGAAATCTCAAAGGCCGTTAGCGTGTATACGCTGGCAACCGTTGGTGACGGTCTCGTCAGCCAGATACCGGCGCTTCTCATCTCCACCTCGACCGGTATCGTCGTCACGCGATCGGCGTCCGACGCCAGCTTCGGCGTCGACCTGACAAAGCAGCTGTTGTCAAACCCCAACGCCATGCTTATCTGCGGCGGCATCCTGCTCGCCATGTGCCTCATCCCGGGTTTCCCAAAAGTACAGATTCTGGTGATTGCCGCTGTTTTGATCGGTGCCGGTCTCTATCTGCGCCGGAGTATCCGCAAAAAAGCGGAGCAGCCACCGGAGCCCGACGCCGTCAAGGAGCGCGCCGAGGAAAAGCGCAAGCCAGAAAACGTGTTAAACCTTCTTCAGGTGGAACAGTTAGAGCTGGAGTTCGGGTATGGAATCGTCCCAATGGTGGACGTCAGCCTCGGCGGCGACCTCTTGGACCGTATTATTATGATCCGCCGCCAGTGCGCCATCGACCTCGGTATCGTCCTCCCGTCTGTCCGCATGCGAGACAATGTGCGCCTCGTGACGAACGAATATAAAATACTTATCAAAGGCATCGAGGTCGCCCGCGGCGAAATCATGCCAGACCATTATCTAGCAATCAATTCCGACGGCGTCGAGGAGACGATCACCGGCATTGAGACGATCGAGCCGACGTTTGGCCTGCCAGCCTTGTGGATTACAAAAAAACAGCGCGAAAAAGCAGAGCTGCTCGGTTACACGACGATTGACCCGCCGTCCGTTATCACAACGCATTTGATGGAGGTTATCAAAGCCCACAGCAGTGAGCTGATGAGCCGCCAGCAGGTTCAGATGCTTATTGAGAACCTTTCCCAACAGCAGCCGGCCCTCGTGGAAGAGGTCGTGCCGAAAATGTTCTCCTACGGCGATATTCAAAAGGTCTTTGTTCGGCTTCTGCGGGAGAATATTCCCATTAAAAACCTTGCAACGATTATCGAAACACTTGCCGAATACGGCAGCATGACGAAAAATCCCGACGAGCTGACCGAATACGTCCGCCAGAACCTCGCGCGTGTTATCACAAACCGGTTTTTAACGGGCGAAGATGTCGGCGTTATCGCGCTCGACGCGCAGGTCGAGCAGCTCATCGCCGAGAAAACGAAACGAACGGAATCGGGCATGGTGACCGTATTAGAACCGTCCCAACTGCAAAGTATTTTCAAAAACACGCGGGAGACGATCGATGATCTGACCGTTCAGGGCAAAAAAGCCGTCGCGCTGACGGCCCCGGCCATCCGGCCGCGCTTTAAAAAGCTGATCGAGCAGATTGCCCCGAACCTGACGGTTCTCTCATACGCCGAAGTCGAACAGAGCATGGAACTGCACATTGAAAGCATCATTAGGCTGACGTGA
- the fliO gene encoding flagellar biosynthetic protein FliO → MLNFWDYVQAIAIIVAVLFGAYYVTKLVARTSTGSFRRNTGIRILGSQPLGKDRSVFVVEIGENAYILGVSAQRVELLDKQPTAQLGLPKEEPSPVLPSFAASFKDELNKRLKRFNKDD, encoded by the coding sequence GTGCTGAATTTTTGGGATTACGTCCAGGCGATCGCCATCATCGTCGCCGTTTTGTTCGGGGCGTATTATGTCACGAAGCTTGTGGCGAGAACGAGCACCGGCTCCTTCCGTAGAAACACCGGTATCCGCATCCTCGGTTCACAGCCGCTTGGGAAGGACAGATCTGTTTTCGTGGTAGAGATCGGGGAAAACGCGTATATTCTCGGCGTCAGCGCCCAGCGCGTTGAGCTGCTGGACAAGCAGCCGACAGCACAGCTCGGCCTTCCCAAGGAAGAGCCGTCACCCGTCCTGCCAAGCTTCGCCGCGAGCTTTAAGGACGAACTGAATAAACGGTTGAAAAGGTTTAACAAAGATGACTAA
- the flgC gene encoding flagellar basal body rod protein FlgC has product MGFLSGMDISGSGLTAQRMRMDVISDNIANVDTTRTADGTPYTKKYVVLAERSDFAGVLKNASGGTSGSVSGGVRVTEIGEDTTTPYQLVYDPTNPDAGEDGYVRMPNVDITQEMVDMISAYRSYEANVTAFNAYKDMAIKSLEIGK; this is encoded by the coding sequence ATGGGCTTTTTAAGTGGCATGGATATCAGCGGCTCCGGCCTGACGGCACAGCGAATGCGGATGGATGTCATCTCCGATAACATCGCCAACGTCGACACGACGCGCACAGCCGACGGGACGCCGTATACAAAAAAATACGTTGTTTTGGCTGAGCGCAGCGATTTTGCTGGTGTTTTGAAAAACGCCTCCGGCGGCACCTCGGGCAGTGTTTCAGGCGGCGTCCGCGTCACCGAAATCGGGGAAGATACGACAACGCCCTACCAGCTCGTCTACGACCCGACGAATCCCGACGCCGGTGAAGACGGCTACGTCCGGATGCCGAACGTTGATATCACACAGGAGATGGTCGACATGATTTCGGCTTACCGCTCCTACGAGGCAAACGTCACGGCCTTCAACGCATACAAGGACATGGCGATCAAATCGCTTGAAATCGGCAAATAA
- the fliQ gene encoding flagellar biosynthesis protein FliQ: MITQPEILTVIKDAVYVVLLGSAPMLAAALIIGILVSIFQATTQINEQTLAFVPKIIGILLALLLFGGWIISKLTDYTVELYNSINVMLK; this comes from the coding sequence ATGATCACACAACCGGAAATTCTGACGGTCATTAAAGATGCTGTCTACGTCGTCCTCCTTGGCTCGGCGCCGATGCTCGCGGCGGCGCTCATCATCGGTATCCTCGTCTCCATTTTTCAAGCCACCACGCAAATCAACGAACAGACGCTGGCCTTTGTCCCGAAAATCATTGGTATCCTTTTGGCGCTGCTTCTTTTCGGCGGCTGGATCATTTCAAAGCTCACCGACTACACGGTGGAGCTCTACAATTCGATTAACGTTATGCTGAAATAA
- the flgB gene encoding flagellar basal body rod protein FlgB has translation MFSSVNTLQKGLNASWLRNEVIANNIANVDTPGFKASHVQFEDLMAEAAGSDGGTLSMETTNDKHLGFSGGAAISSVEPQVVTDETTSTRLDGNNVNIENEMVELAKNSINYYTTVTKINSEFRKLNTAINVN, from the coding sequence ATGTTTTCCTCCGTCAACACACTGCAGAAAGGCCTAAATGCCTCATGGCTCCGCAACGAGGTCATCGCCAATAATATCGCCAACGTCGACACACCCGGCTTCAAGGCCTCGCACGTCCAATTTGAGGATCTCATGGCTGAGGCAGCTGGGTCGGACGGCGGGACATTATCCATGGAAACGACAAATGACAAGCATCTCGGCTTTTCGGGCGGCGCGGCAATTTCGAGCGTCGAGCCGCAGGTGGTGACCGACGAGACGACGTCAACGCGGCTTGACGGGAATAACGTCAATATTGAAAACGAGATGGTCGAGCTGGCGAAAAACTCTATAAATTATTACACCACCGTTACAAAGATCAATTCTGAATTTCGCAAGCTCAATACGGCCATCAACGTCAACTAA
- the fliE gene encoding flagellar hook-basal body complex protein FliE, translating into MVSIGSSLISNLGSIANPVTAKPVSSGTTTADSGFKEALSSALDRFEQVGDENAQSTLDLLTGNTDDLSNTMIAAQKSEISLNLTVALRNKAVEAYKEIMNMQV; encoded by the coding sequence ATGGTCAGTATCGGTTCTTCACTTATCAGCAATCTTGGCAGCATCGCCAATCCTGTCACGGCCAAGCCGGTGTCGTCTGGAACGACGACGGCAGACTCTGGCTTTAAAGAGGCACTCTCCAGCGCGCTTGACCGCTTTGAGCAAGTCGGTGACGAGAACGCGCAGTCCACGCTGGATCTTTTGACTGGAAATACGGATGATCTGTCCAACACCATGATTGCCGCCCAGAAGTCCGAAATTTCCCTGAATCTGACGGTGGCGCTTCGGAACAAGGCCGTAGAGGCGTATAAAGAAATTATGAACATGCAGGTCTGA
- the fliP gene encoding flagellar type III secretion system pore protein FliP (The bacterial flagellar biogenesis protein FliP forms a type III secretion system (T3SS)-type pore required for flagellar assembly.), which yields MTKCVKPRFNWIPVSVERLPDPGRYEPAHQKLFKTAKICAATSFIFVLGLMLLLGVSHSAAAAPIDSVQSLLDNNQQSMQIIMILTAITLVPTALIMLTGFTRIVIVLSIVRNAIGLQNMPPNTVIIGLALFITYFVMSPVLVKINDVAYQPYVKNQITFTEFSEKSMVPLREFMLKETYSTDLNFFEGLSGIDKQTDVKNVPDRVVIAAFVTSELKHAFAIGFFIYIPFIVIDMIVASTLMAMGMMMLPPAMISMPFKILLFVLVDGWRLTIGALVSSFG from the coding sequence ATGACTAAATGCGTAAAACCCAGATTTAATTGGATACCGGTATCTGTAGAAAGGCTGCCGGACCCGGGAAGATATGAACCGGCACATCAAAAGCTCTTCAAAACCGCAAAAATCTGCGCGGCCACGAGCTTCATTTTTGTTCTTGGCTTGATGTTGCTTTTGGGTGTGTCGCACAGCGCCGCTGCGGCCCCCATCGATTCGGTCCAGTCCCTCTTAGACAATAACCAGCAGTCTATGCAGATCATTATGATCTTAACGGCCATCACGCTCGTACCGACGGCACTCATTATGCTCACCGGCTTTACGCGGATCGTCATTGTTTTATCCATCGTGCGCAACGCCATCGGACTGCAGAATATGCCGCCCAACACGGTGATTATCGGCCTTGCGCTCTTTATTACATATTTCGTCATGAGCCCTGTTCTCGTTAAAATCAATGACGTTGCTTATCAGCCTTACGTTAAAAACCAGATCACGTTTACCGAGTTTTCGGAGAAGTCGATGGTGCCGCTCCGGGAGTTTATGCTGAAAGAGACGTACTCGACGGATTTGAATTTTTTTGAAGGCCTGTCCGGCATTGATAAGCAGACGGATGTTAAAAATGTTCCCGACCGCGTCGTCATCGCCGCGTTCGTCACAAGCGAGCTCAAGCACGCGTTTGCCATCGGATTTTTTATCTACATCCCGTTTATCGTGATCGATATGATTGTGGCGAGCACGCTGATGGCGATGGGCATGATGATGCTGCCGCCGGCGATGATCTCCATGCCCTTTAAAATTCTGCTGTTTGTTTTAGTAGACGGCTGGCGTCTGACAATTGGGGCGCTCGTCAGCAGCTTCGGCTAG
- the flhB gene encoding flagellar biosynthesis protein FlhB, with protein MAQGSGEKTEKASPKKRRDTRKKGDVHKSTDLCSAIMIFIMFGTLKIGYEGFIRSMRDFSANMLSAGTVAGNAGNVTGASVVLYYKNILLSVMPMILPLMLVAMIGGALVHVVQTGPMFVTDKLKPDFSKINPIAGFKRLFSSRSLVELFKAIIKIIILCYVAYAYLSKGLKGFVGLINTDVGTAFSKFLSQTFSMGIMIGIVLIAFSAIDVLYQWWKFEKDIMMTKQEVKEENKQLEGDPQIKGKIRQKQRKMSAQRMMNRLQEATVVITNPDHYAVALRYRENVDKAPVVIAKGEDFLAQRIKQRAAELKIAVVENKPVARALYAACDIDDEIPPELYQAIADVLIYVYKMIKT; from the coding sequence ATGGCGCAGGGAAGCGGCGAAAAAACAGAAAAAGCCTCGCCAAAGAAGCGAAGAGACACACGCAAGAAGGGCGATGTTCATAAAAGTACCGATTTATGTTCGGCAATCATGATTTTCATCATGTTCGGCACACTGAAAATCGGGTATGAAGGCTTTATCCGCTCCATGCGGGACTTTTCGGCCAATATGCTCTCAGCAGGCACTGTTGCCGGAAACGCCGGAAACGTCACCGGCGCGTCCGTCGTTTTGTACTATAAAAACATTCTTTTATCCGTTATGCCAATGATTTTGCCGCTGATGCTTGTGGCAATGATCGGCGGTGCGCTCGTCCATGTTGTGCAAACGGGGCCGATGTTCGTTACCGACAAGCTCAAGCCGGACTTCAGCAAAATCAATCCGATTGCCGGTTTTAAGCGTCTTTTTTCCTCGCGGTCACTTGTTGAGCTCTTTAAAGCAATCATCAAAATCATCATTCTCTGCTATGTGGCATACGCGTACCTCTCCAAAGGCCTCAAAGGCTTTGTCGGTCTGATCAACACGGACGTCGGGACGGCTTTTTCGAAATTCCTCTCGCAGACGTTTTCCATGGGAATCATGATCGGAATCGTGCTGATTGCCTTTTCCGCCATCGATGTTTTGTATCAGTGGTGGAAATTCGAAAAAGACATCATGATGACAAAGCAGGAGGTCAAGGAGGAAAATAAACAGCTTGAAGGCGACCCACAGATTAAAGGTAAAATTCGCCAGAAGCAGCGTAAAATGAGTGCCCAGCGTATGATGAACCGGCTGCAGGAGGCGACCGTCGTCATCACAAACCCCGATCACTACGCCGTTGCGCTCCGCTACCGCGAAAATGTTGACAAAGCACCGGTTGTTATTGCCAAGGGCGAGGATTTTCTGGCGCAGCGGATTAAACAAAGGGCCGCCGAACTCAAAATCGCCGTTGTCGAAAACAAGCCCGTCGCGCGGGCCCTCTACGCCGCTTGCGACATCGACGATGAGATTCCCCCGGAATTGTATCAGGCCATCGCCGACGTCCTCATTTACGTCTATAAGATGATTAAAACATAG